The nucleotide sequence CTCAAAAGTTCCCTTTCTGATTACCTTTCCATTCTCCATCATCATCTCGCCATTTATAAAAACATACTCTATATTATAATCTTTGTTGATAATAAGAAAATCTGCAAAATATCCAGGTTTTATACTTCCTCTTACACTGTCTATTCCAAGTCCTTTAGCGACATTTAAAGTTCCAAATTTAAGAGCTTCATCCAATGTGAATATCCCCTTTTTAACAAGATTTGTAATCTGCCTGAATACTGTATCACATGGAGATGCACCGATTTTTAATAGATGCCCTTCACTGTCATAAGATGACCAGCTTCCATTCCCATCAGAGGTCATAGTGACTTTTGAAAGGTTGGCATCATTATCTTTAAGAATACTTAAAAGCTCAGATACAGGAGCAATATTTCCTTCGTCATCAGCAGTTATATCAATATATCCACCCTTTTTATTAAATTCTATGCAGTCATAAAATAGTTCCTTTTTTCTACCTACATGGGTAGGTCTGAAATGTGTAATTGGAATATCATATTTTTCAATAATCTCATATACTGGATTAATAGAGCTGTTTCCATTTCCCATATGCATAGTAACAATTCCA is from Fusobacterium sp. DD2 and encodes:
- the iadA gene encoding beta-aspartyl-peptidase produces the protein MFTLIKNIEIYSPEYLGKKDILVCNDRIIEIEDEISYNLKNMKIIDGSGKILTSGIIDQHIHITGGGGEGSFKTRVPEVNLSTLIKAGVTTTVGLLGTDSTTRSVENLVAKTKALKEEGVNAMCLTGAYSYPSPNITGSIKRDITFIDEIIGVKIAYSDHRSSALQVEELARIASEARLGGMLSGKPGIVTMHMGNGNSSINPVYEIIEKYDIPITHFRPTHVGRKKELFYDCIEFNKKGGYIDITADDEGNIAPVSELLSILKDNDANLSKVTMTSDGNGSWSSYDSEGHLLKIGASPCDTVFRQITNLVKKGIFTLDEALKFGTLNVAKGLGIDSVRGSIKPGYFADFLIINKDYNIEYVFINGEMMMENGKVIRKGTFEDFSNITG